From Tiliqua scincoides isolate rTilSci1 chromosome 2, rTilSci1.hap2, whole genome shotgun sequence, the proteins below share one genomic window:
- the LOC136639023 gene encoding zinc finger protein RFP-like, whose amino-acid sequence MEKLKAEVTCSICWEYFQDPVSIDCGHSFCLTCILDCWEKPQDRLSCPQCRETIPDGNLRSNRELKNVVELVKNLKLEGVAGAAPEGAGLVCPKHQEPLKLFCQQDQVPICGTCRESHDHRPHDLLPIEEAAQAYKVGDWLLE is encoded by the coding sequence ATGGAGAAGCTGAAGGCAGAAGTGACTTGCTCCATTTGCTGGGAGTACTTCCAGGACCCGGTGTCCATCGACTGCGGGCACAGTTTCTGCCTGACCTGCATCCTGGACTGCTGGGAGAAGCCTCAGGATCGCCTCTCCTGTCCTCAATGCAGAGAGACGATCCCGGACGGGAATCTGCGGAGCAACCGGGAGCTGAAGAACGTGGTCGAGCTGGTGAAGAACCTCAAGCTGGAGGGCGTGGCGGGAGCAGCCCCGGAAGGCGCAGGACTCGTCTGCCCGAAGCACCAGGAGCCGCTGAAGCTCTTCTGCCAGCAGGATCAGGTCCCCATCTGCGGCACCTGCAGGGAATCCCACGATCACCGGCCTCATGACCTCCTTCCCATCGAGGAGGCTGCCCAGGCGTATAAAGTAGGTGACTGGTTGCTAGAGTAG